The Yoonia sp. SS1-5 genome contains a region encoding:
- a CDS encoding MBL fold metallo-hydrolase, with protein sequence MTLTRRQTLLSGAALPLAAAPQIALADGHAASAAPTHRHFNLGEFQVTTLLAGQRSVENPHQIFGLNVDDETFETVSADNFLPTDAAQFFFTPTVVNTGAEVILFDTGTAAAGLTAALAAAGYAPDQVTHVVITHMHGDHIGGLTDASGNETFANAAYVTGQVEYDAWAQAENEGFEAKVRPLVEKFSFIGGGDAVRSGVTAVEAFGHTPGHMGYMLESGGKQLFLMADAANHYVWSVAYPDWEVRFDMDKAAAAATRRTLMDMAAADKFPVIGYHMPFPGMGYIDTRGEGGFHYVPHSYQLL encoded by the coding sequence ATGACCCTGACACGTCGCCAAACGCTCCTGTCCGGAGCCGCCCTGCCGCTTGCCGCTGCCCCGCAAATCGCCCTTGCCGATGGGCATGCGGCGTCAGCGGCCCCGACCCACCGCCACTTTAACCTTGGCGAATTTCAGGTCACCACCTTGCTTGCCGGTCAGCGCAGCGTCGAAAACCCGCACCAGATCTTTGGGTTGAATGTTGATGACGAGACCTTTGAAACCGTCAGCGCCGACAACTTTCTGCCAACTGACGCGGCCCAGTTCTTTTTCACCCCAACGGTGGTGAATACCGGGGCGGAGGTCATTCTGTTTGATACCGGCACCGCCGCTGCCGGGCTGACTGCTGCCCTCGCTGCCGCAGGGTATGCGCCTGATCAGGTCACCCATGTTGTCATCACGCATATGCATGGCGATCATATTGGCGGGCTGACCGACGCCAGTGGCAACGAAACCTTCGCCAACGCGGCCTATGTGACGGGTCAGGTCGAATATGATGCCTGGGCGCAGGCCGAAAATGAAGGGTTCGAGGCCAAGGTCCGCCCGCTGGTTGAAAAGTTCAGTTTCATCGGTGGTGGTGACGCCGTTCGATCAGGCGTGACAGCCGTCGAGGCCTTCGGACACACGCCTGGCCACATGGGGTATATGCTTGAAAGCGGCGGCAAGCAGCTGTTTTTGATGGCCGACGCGGCCAACCATTATGTCTGGTCGGTTGCCTACCCGGATTGGGAGGTTCGGTTCGATATGGATAAGGCTGCCGCCGCCGCGACGCGCAGGACCCTGATGGATATGGCCGCAGCGGACAAATTCCCGGTGATCGGTTATCACATGCCATTCCCCGGCATGGGCTATATCGACACCCGCGGCGAAGGCGGGTTCCACTACGTGCCGCATAGCTATCAGCTACTTTAG
- a CDS encoding DUF1801 domain-containing protein translates to MAENKTQFNDVSVADFLNAVPHPVRQADARALDAMFQRVTGWKPRMFGPTIIGYGQYAYTYESGHSGVCQATGFSPRKANQVLYIMPGYQDFGPILDRLGKCKTGKCCLYINKLADVDLAVVEELVAAGLEDLKTRWPVSGT, encoded by the coding sequence ATGGCCGAGAACAAGACACAGTTTAACGACGTCTCCGTTGCCGATTTCCTGAATGCGGTGCCGCATCCGGTGCGGCAGGCGGATGCACGCGCGCTTGATGCGATGTTCCAGCGGGTGACCGGCTGGAAACCACGGATGTTTGGCCCAACCATCATCGGCTATGGGCAATATGCCTATACCTATGAAAGTGGGCATTCCGGCGTGTGTCAGGCCACCGGCTTTAGCCCGCGCAAGGCCAATCAGGTCTTGTATATCATGCCCGGATATCAGGATTTCGGCCCAATTCTGGACCGGCTGGGGAAGTGCAAGACCGGCAAATGCTGCCTTTACATCAACAAGCTGGCCGATGTGGATCTGGCAGTGGTCGAAGAGCTGGTGGCCGCGGGTCTCGAAGATCTCAAAACCCGCTGGCCGGTCAGCGGGACCTAG
- a CDS encoding dienelactone hydrolase family protein — translation MQFARYLLSIALIAFLPNAGAACGIETDCNVAGGTYRIDTPGGGPTGAILFAHGYRGTAAGTMRNGRFRSMATDMGLAFVALDAGPGDDWQLPNAPGDNAADGQANFAYVAAVVDDLASKYGLGRDQIMITGFSAGGMLVWNLACARPDLAGGFAPVSGTFWLTPPDTCANPAASIIHMHGDRDTTVPLGGRQIANTKQGDVAEALGFYQAFGGFTDTYTRPGPGLSCDGRTNPAGDILEFCQFEGGHSFSRNYVQDAWNRFVQAGQISQ, via the coding sequence ATGCAGTTTGCCCGATATCTTCTCTCGATTGCCCTGATTGCCTTTCTGCCAAATGCCGGCGCGGCATGCGGTATCGAGACTGACTGCAACGTCGCAGGCGGAACATATCGCATTGATACGCCAGGTGGCGGGCCGACCGGGGCGATACTCTTTGCGCATGGGTATCGCGGGACAGCTGCAGGCACGATGCGCAATGGGCGGTTTCGCAGCATGGCTACAGATATGGGGCTGGCCTTTGTCGCGCTGGATGCAGGGCCGGGTGATGATTGGCAATTGCCCAACGCCCCGGGTGACAATGCCGCCGACGGCCAAGCAAACTTTGCCTATGTTGCCGCTGTGGTGGATGATCTGGCATCGAAATACGGGTTGGGCCGCGATCAGATCATGATCACCGGGTTTTCGGCCGGTGGCATGCTGGTCTGGAACCTCGCCTGCGCACGGCCTGATCTGGCGGGTGGTTTTGCCCCGGTTTCGGGCACCTTCTGGCTGACCCCGCCAGACACATGCGCAAATCCCGCTGCAAGTATCATCCATATGCATGGTGACCGCGACACAACTGTTCCGCTGGGCGGACGCCAGATTGCCAACACCAAGCAAGGCGATGTGGCCGAAGCACTTGGGTTCTATCAGGCGTTTGGCGGGTTTACGGATACCTATACCCGCCCCGGCCCGGGCCTGTCCTGCGATGGCCGGACCAATCCTGCCGGCGACATTCTGGAGTTCTGCCAATTCGAAGGCGGTCATTCCTTCAGCCGGAACTACGTGCAGGATGCGTGGAACCGGTTTGTGCAGGCCGGGCAGATTTCCCAATAG